In a single window of the Micromonospora inositola genome:
- a CDS encoding PadR family transcriptional regulator, which produces MSIRHALLALLSEGPKYGLQLREEFEARTGEVWPLNVGQVYTTLQRLERDGMVESDDDADPGPQKGFRITADGAEELAGWLRTPPDLASPPRDELVIKILVAVRLPGVDVHEVIQAHRRYLVELMQQWTRLKEEEADLDLGLALVVDAELYRLDSVVRWLDTADGRLKRAALEPPATAKTPAAPQIRRRTGVRR; this is translated from the coding sequence ATGAGCATCCGGCACGCGCTGTTGGCGCTGCTCAGCGAGGGCCCGAAGTACGGCCTTCAGCTGCGGGAGGAGTTCGAGGCACGGACCGGCGAGGTGTGGCCGCTCAACGTCGGGCAGGTGTACACGACGCTCCAGCGGCTGGAGCGCGACGGCATGGTGGAGTCCGACGACGACGCCGATCCCGGGCCGCAGAAGGGTTTCCGGATCACCGCCGACGGCGCCGAGGAGCTGGCCGGCTGGCTGCGTACGCCGCCGGACCTGGCGTCGCCGCCCCGCGACGAGCTGGTCATCAAGATCCTGGTCGCGGTACGCCTGCCCGGCGTCGACGTGCACGAGGTGATCCAGGCGCACCGGCGCTACCTGGTGGAGCTGATGCAGCAGTGGACCCGGCTCAAGGAGGAGGAAGCCGACCTCGACCTCGGCCTGGCGCTGGTGGTCGACGCGGAGCTCTACCGGCTGGACTCGGTCGTGCGGTGGCTGGACACCGCCGACGGGCGACTCAAACGCGCCGCGCTGGAGCCGCCGGCAACCGCCAAGACGCCGGCCGCTCCGCAGATCCGGCGCCGGACGGGAGTACGTCGATGA
- a CDS encoding dihydrofolate reductase family protein, with the protein MKLVVVEWMSMDGVVQAPGAPDEDPSGGFAHGGWHLRWFDDTSRQWVVDGLECASGFLFGRLTYERFAAHWPHVTGPEKVVADPLNNKPKYVVSATLASPLAWEHSSLLTGDVAEAVAEVKESGEGELHLIGSARLAQTLLEHDLVDELRLMIDPVLLGGGKRIFADDGQLRTLRLVGSRPTSTGALLATYARESD; encoded by the coding sequence GTGAAGCTCGTGGTGGTCGAGTGGATGAGCATGGACGGGGTGGTGCAGGCGCCCGGCGCGCCCGACGAGGATCCCAGCGGCGGCTTCGCACATGGCGGCTGGCACCTGCGCTGGTTCGACGACACCTCCCGGCAGTGGGTGGTGGACGGGTTGGAATGCGCTTCCGGGTTCCTCTTCGGACGGTTGACCTACGAGCGGTTCGCCGCGCACTGGCCGCACGTCACCGGGCCCGAGAAGGTGGTCGCCGACCCGCTGAACAACAAGCCGAAATACGTGGTGTCGGCGACGCTCGCCTCACCGCTGGCCTGGGAACACTCTTCGTTGTTGACCGGCGACGTGGCCGAGGCGGTGGCCGAGGTCAAGGAGTCTGGCGAGGGTGAGCTGCATCTGATCGGCAGCGCGCGGCTGGCGCAGACGCTGCTCGAGCATGACCTGGTCGACGAGCTGCGGCTGATGATTGACCCGGTGCTGCTCGGCGGCGGCAAGCGCATCTTCGCCGACGACGGCCAGCTCAGGACGCTGCGTCTCGTGGGCAGCCGGCCGACAAGCACCGGCGCACTCCTCGCCACCTACGCGCGTGAGTCGGATTGA
- a CDS encoding SRPBCC family protein encodes MSTVVRLHRDLPAPPDKVYRAWLDPDLLRRWLAPGGLEVARAEVEPRIGGRYRIWHTDAGTDVGGFDCELVELEEDRRLVWRWGFVGPQRAAGPTFDSLLTVTLDGKPEGGTALTLVHERLEDLAGAMPQVADGVAPGWKSVLDKLAEVAA; translated from the coding sequence ATGAGCACCGTCGTACGGCTGCACCGCGACCTGCCCGCCCCACCCGACAAGGTCTACCGGGCCTGGCTGGACCCCGACCTGCTGCGCCGCTGGCTCGCCCCCGGCGGGCTCGAGGTGGCCCGCGCCGAGGTCGAGCCCCGCATCGGCGGCCGGTACCGGATCTGGCACACCGACGCCGGCACCGACGTCGGCGGCTTCGACTGCGAACTGGTGGAGCTGGAGGAGGACCGGCGCCTCGTCTGGCGCTGGGGCTTCGTCGGCCCGCAGCGCGCCGCCGGCCCGACCTTCGACTCGTTGCTCACCGTCACCCTCGACGGGAAGCCGGAGGGCGGGACCGCGCTCACCCTCGTGCACGAAAGGTTGGAGGACCTGGCTGGGGCGATGCCGCAGGTGGCCGACGGCGTCGCGCCCGGCTGGAAGTCGGTGCTGGACAAGCTGGCGGAGGTGGCGGCGTGA
- a CDS encoding ArsR/SmtB family transcription factor, translating into MVEDPVGMDEVFHALAHGARRTMLRRLAERELTVGELAEPLEMSLAAASKHVQVLERAGLVRRTITGRRHVCALEPAPLATAAAWLDFYRRHWADRLDALEALLTDDEGTDR; encoded by the coding sequence ATGGTTGAGGATCCGGTGGGGATGGATGAGGTGTTCCACGCCCTCGCGCACGGGGCGCGGCGCACCATGCTGCGCCGGCTCGCCGAACGGGAGCTGACCGTCGGCGAGCTGGCCGAGCCCCTGGAGATGTCCCTGGCCGCGGCGTCCAAACATGTGCAGGTGCTGGAACGCGCCGGCCTGGTGCGGCGCACCATCACCGGCCGCCGGCACGTCTGCGCGCTGGAACCGGCCCCGCTCGCCACCGCCGCCGCCTGGCTGGACTTCTACCGGCGCCACTGGGCCGACCGGCTCGACGCCCTCGAAGCGCTCCTCACCGACGACGAAGGGACCGACCGATGA
- a CDS encoding ABC transporter ATP-binding protein, whose protein sequence is MSDVLELRRVSKTYLDGADEVHALHEVDLSVETGKMVAVMGPSGSGKSTLLTIAGALESPTAGEVLVAGQSVSSMSRDDRARLRRRAIGYVFQDFNLLPGLTAAENVALPLELDGVSAGRARAAGLRALEELGLAERASRFPDQLSGGERQRVAIARAVVGDRRLLLADEPTGALDSANGEAVMRLMLAACRRGLAAVVVTHDAQLASWADQVVFLRDGRIADRTAARPGPDSLLTGEPAR, encoded by the coding sequence ATGAGCGACGTGCTGGAACTGCGCAGGGTGTCGAAGACCTACCTGGACGGCGCGGACGAGGTGCACGCCCTGCATGAGGTGGACCTGTCCGTCGAGACCGGAAAGATGGTGGCGGTGATGGGGCCCAGCGGCTCGGGCAAGAGCACGCTGCTGACCATCGCCGGCGCGCTGGAGTCGCCGACCGCCGGCGAGGTGCTCGTGGCCGGTCAGTCAGTCTCCTCGATGTCGCGCGACGACCGGGCCCGGCTGCGCCGGCGCGCCATCGGGTACGTGTTCCAGGACTTCAACCTGCTGCCGGGGTTGACCGCGGCCGAGAACGTGGCGTTGCCGCTGGAGCTGGACGGCGTGTCGGCCGGCAGGGCACGCGCCGCCGGGCTGCGCGCGCTGGAGGAGCTGGGCCTCGCCGAGCGGGCGTCCCGGTTCCCCGACCAGCTGTCCGGCGGTGAGCGGCAGCGGGTGGCGATCGCCCGGGCCGTCGTCGGCGACCGCCGGCTGCTGCTCGCCGACGAGCCCACCGGCGCCCTCGACTCGGCCAACGGCGAGGCGGTGATGCGGCTGATGCTGGCCGCCTGCAGGCGCGGGCTGGCCGCGGTGGTGGTGACCCACGACGCGCAACTCGCCTCGTGGGCGGACCAGGTGGTGTTCCTCCGCGACGGCCGCATCGCCGACCGTACCGCCGCCCGCCCGGGGCCGGACTCCCTGCTCACCGGCGAGCCGGCCCGATGA
- a CDS encoding ATP-binding protein has protein sequence MQPRFGETIIGREHPAGLLRAEVDRATASHGGVVLVTGEPGIGKTTLVTAVAEEARQRGALVLGAACWDSDSAPGYWPWVQVLRGLRRSPDDWALARDAAEPGLGVLLGEATGGPSDEDDGDQEAFALYDAVTTALVAVSQRRPVVVVLDDLHWADPASMRLLRFAAQHTWFERLLLIGTYRDAEVESGDHRLRPLLLPLTAKATTVTLTGLSRDEVGALMTRTAGREPDPGLLDEVHRRTGGNPFFVEQTARLWRADGLVTAIAPGVREAVRRRLAQLPAPVVEALTVAAVLGRDFHRQVLSACVPTPAAQVDRLLDRAVTARLVVARGGGRFAFAHDLVRETLYDGLPDDDRRVRHAAVVRAVDRSAALAERLIPADLARHAWLAGVDLDPSRAAELLVAAARDASRRLAMEEAAVHFRRAREVAADPTQRVKIMVELAQLLHHVGGRDEAEQLLADAATLALALDEPVVLARVALTVHRQRPTARRSADPEELLREAYRRLIGEPDVTGPLSTLVADLITATETLARRGNDDEALTFSLWARHDTTWGLGTAADRAALTAEIRDVARRTGDRETEMWATSLRWVALLELGDPGYHRELTAFVTAGRESDNARHRMGAAVDGGIIAAFRGDFTEADEFFSELADFGEWEHSDHAFMGHHLRWSRLLLQGRFDELDTLLDAPDMARHPHPELLRAITAAERGDDETAARLTAGIEAAGTTYSRAVSPLWVRLRAQAAVATRDPRRCAEVRQALEPHRGGWLAALFGCDISGPVDHWLGLVDAAQERWDDAVARLSSARDAADRMGSRPWSVIARAALADALTGRDRPGDGAAAAELRAATERDARTLGMAQAVTRLSSAVPAGAGATTAGQIHPPTAAPTTGQHPAEASSVGLTVARRLVEAYEFRRDGPVWQLTYAGVVAHLPDAKGLHDLRLLLSRPGVDVPAVELLDPAAGPELVAARRLGGDPVLDDEAKARYRRHLQRLDDEIDRAAARGDESKLAGLDAERAALLDQLRAAAGLAGRSRRLGDEAERARKTVTARIRDTLRRLDDRHPALAAHLRDTVSTGSTCRYLPPEPLPWGL, from the coding sequence ATGCAGCCGCGGTTCGGCGAGACCATCATCGGGCGGGAGCACCCCGCGGGCCTGCTGCGCGCCGAAGTGGACCGGGCGACCGCGAGCCACGGTGGCGTCGTGCTCGTCACCGGCGAGCCCGGCATCGGCAAGACGACGCTCGTAACGGCCGTGGCCGAGGAGGCCCGGCAGCGGGGCGCGCTGGTGCTCGGCGCCGCCTGCTGGGATTCCGACAGCGCGCCCGGCTACTGGCCCTGGGTGCAGGTGCTGCGCGGCCTGCGCCGCTCGCCCGACGACTGGGCGCTCGCGCGGGACGCCGCCGAGCCCGGTCTCGGGGTCCTGCTCGGCGAGGCGACCGGCGGCCCGAGCGACGAGGACGACGGCGACCAGGAGGCGTTCGCCCTCTACGACGCGGTGACCACCGCACTGGTCGCGGTCTCCCAGCGACGCCCGGTCGTGGTCGTCCTCGACGACCTGCACTGGGCCGACCCCGCCTCGATGCGGCTGCTGCGGTTCGCCGCCCAGCACACCTGGTTCGAGCGGTTGCTGCTGATCGGCACCTACCGCGACGCGGAGGTCGAGTCGGGCGACCATCGGTTGCGCCCGCTGCTGCTGCCACTGACGGCGAAGGCGACCACCGTCACCCTCACCGGCCTGTCCCGCGACGAGGTGGGCGCGCTGATGACCCGCACGGCCGGCCGGGAGCCCGACCCGGGGCTCCTCGACGAGGTGCACCGGCGCACCGGCGGCAACCCGTTCTTCGTCGAGCAGACCGCCCGGCTGTGGCGCGCCGACGGCCTGGTCACCGCGATCGCCCCCGGCGTCCGGGAAGCCGTGCGGCGGCGCCTCGCCCAACTGCCCGCCCCGGTGGTCGAGGCACTCACCGTCGCCGCCGTGCTGGGCCGCGACTTCCACCGCCAGGTTCTCTCCGCCTGCGTACCGACCCCGGCCGCGCAGGTCGACCGGCTGCTGGACCGCGCGGTGACCGCCCGGCTCGTGGTGGCCCGCGGCGGCGGCCGGTTCGCCTTCGCCCACGATCTGGTCCGCGAGACCCTCTATGACGGGCTGCCCGACGACGACCGGCGCGTCCGACACGCCGCGGTCGTCCGGGCCGTCGACCGCTCGGCGGCGCTCGCCGAGCGGCTGATCCCCGCTGACCTGGCCCGCCACGCCTGGCTCGCCGGCGTTGACCTCGACCCGTCCCGAGCCGCCGAGCTGCTGGTCGCCGCCGCCCGGGACGCGAGCCGCCGGCTCGCCATGGAGGAGGCGGCGGTCCATTTCCGCCGGGCGCGGGAAGTCGCCGCGGATCCGACCCAACGCGTCAAGATCATGGTGGAGCTCGCCCAACTGCTGCACCACGTCGGCGGCAGGGACGAGGCCGAGCAGCTTCTCGCCGACGCCGCGACCTTGGCGCTCGCGCTCGACGAGCCGGTGGTGCTGGCCCGCGTCGCGCTCACCGTCCATCGGCAGCGGCCCACCGCACGCCGATCCGCTGACCCGGAGGAACTGCTGCGTGAGGCGTACCGGCGGCTCATCGGCGAGCCCGATGTCACCGGGCCGCTCAGCACGCTCGTCGCCGACCTCATCACGGCCACCGAGACGCTCGCCCGCCGCGGCAACGACGACGAGGCGCTCACCTTCAGCCTGTGGGCCCGCCACGACACGACCTGGGGGCTGGGCACGGCCGCCGACCGGGCGGCGCTCACCGCCGAGATCCGCGACGTGGCCCGCCGCACGGGAGACCGGGAGACCGAGATGTGGGCGACCTCGCTGCGCTGGGTCGCGCTGCTGGAACTCGGCGACCCGGGCTACCACCGGGAGCTCACCGCGTTCGTCACGGCCGGCCGGGAGAGCGACAACGCCCGCCACCGGATGGGGGCGGCCGTCGACGGCGGCATCATCGCCGCGTTCCGGGGCGACTTCACCGAGGCCGACGAGTTCTTCTCCGAGTTGGCGGATTTCGGCGAGTGGGAGCACTCCGACCACGCGTTCATGGGCCATCACCTGCGCTGGTCGCGGCTGCTGTTGCAGGGCCGGTTCGACGAGCTCGACACGCTGCTCGACGCGCCGGACATGGCCCGGCACCCCCACCCGGAACTGCTCCGGGCGATCACCGCCGCCGAGCGCGGCGACGACGAGACGGCCGCACGCCTGACCGCCGGCATCGAAGCCGCCGGGACGACGTACTCCCGTGCGGTGTCGCCGCTGTGGGTGCGGCTGCGCGCGCAGGCCGCCGTCGCGACCCGCGACCCGCGCCGCTGCGCCGAGGTGCGGCAGGCGCTGGAGCCGCACCGCGGCGGCTGGCTGGCCGCGCTGTTCGGCTGCGACATCAGCGGCCCGGTCGACCACTGGCTGGGCCTCGTCGACGCCGCGCAGGAGCGGTGGGACGACGCGGTGGCCCGCCTCTCCTCGGCCCGCGATGCCGCCGACCGGATGGGTTCCCGCCCCTGGTCGGTCATCGCCCGCGCCGCGCTCGCGGACGCGCTGACCGGGCGCGACCGGCCGGGCGACGGGGCCGCCGCGGCAGAGCTGCGCGCCGCCACCGAACGCGACGCCCGCACGCTCGGCATGGCGCAGGCGGTCACCCGGCTGAGCAGCGCGGTGCCCGCCGGGGCCGGCGCGACGACAGCCGGACAGATTCACCCGCCCACCGCGGCGCCCACCACGGGGCAGCACCCGGCCGAGGCGTCCTCCGTCGGGCTGACGGTCGCGCGGCGGCTCGTTGAGGCGTACGAGTTCCGCCGCGACGGTCCCGTCTGGCAGCTCACGTACGCCGGCGTGGTCGCGCACCTGCCCGACGCCAAGGGATTGCACGACCTGCGGCTGCTGCTGAGCCGGCCCGGCGTCGACGTGCCGGCGGTCGAGCTGCTCGACCCCGCCGCCGGCCCGGAACTCGTTGCCGCCCGCCGGCTCGGCGGCGACCCGGTCCTCGACGACGAGGCGAAGGCCCGCTACCGGCGCCACCTGCAACGGCTCGACGACGAGATCGACCGGGCCGCCGCGCGCGGCGACGAGTCGAAGCTGGCCGGCCTCGACGCTGAGCGCGCGGCGCTGCTCGACCAGTTGCGCGCCGCGGCCGGGCTGGCGGGCCGTAGCCGCCGCCTCGGTGACGAGGCCGAGCGGGCCCGCAAGACCGTCACCGCCCGCATCCGGGACACGCTGCGCCGGCTCGACGACCGCCACCCCGCGCTCGCCGCCCACCTGCGCGACACCGTCTCGACCGGCAGCACCTGCCGCTACCTCCCGCCCGAGCCGCTGCCCTGGGGCCTCTAG
- a CDS encoding YwqJ-related putative deaminase → MVRNRTGKVAAKFAREWVRDLKKVKRRRRGTPDARPTRNASPARQASYRARREADRQQRNGRVNGTAEAVTTADGRHTAVSVSDGPDKIYPHHREVARALDSVPQNLRAPWHGNCALPQSLSKLLDRGVDPRGGAIGAARIRAPGNPGHGAHNPCCNSCKSLRNEFDLREAL, encoded by the coding sequence ATGGTTAGGAACCGCACCGGCAAGGTCGCCGCCAAGTTCGCCCGGGAGTGGGTCCGGGATCTCAAGAAGGTCAAGCGTCGGCGGCGGGGCACACCCGACGCACGGCCGACCCGCAACGCGTCCCCGGCCCGGCAGGCGTCGTACCGGGCCCGGCGGGAGGCCGACCGCCAGCAGCGCAACGGGCGGGTCAACGGCACCGCCGAGGCGGTCACCACGGCGGACGGCCGGCACACCGCGGTGTCGGTGAGCGACGGTCCGGACAAGATCTACCCGCACCACCGCGAGGTGGCCCGGGCGCTCGACAGCGTGCCGCAGAACCTCCGCGCGCCGTGGCACGGCAACTGCGCGCTGCCGCAGTCGTTGTCGAAGTTGCTGGACCGGGGCGTCGACCCGCGCGGGGGCGCCATCGGCGCGGCGCGGATCCGCGCCCCCGGCAACCCCGGCCATGGCGCCCACAACCCGTGCTGCAACAGTTGCAAGTCGTTGCGGAACGAGTTCGACCTCAGGGAGGCGTTGTGA
- a CDS encoding WXG100-like domain-containing protein: MGLQIPGELRSLLDILGYDWPASDEQKLFELGQAWLEFSDEMAEFLAGAVTAATNALTGNEGGDIEAFRNWWAGEESPTASLVSNVTGAVVGGAGLIICAAIVLALKIAVIVQLTILAIQIAQALATAGPTFGASLLEIPVFQTLARTIIGNLMQEAVWRLIDG, encoded by the coding sequence GTGGGCCTGCAGATCCCCGGTGAGCTGCGCAGTCTGCTCGACATCCTGGGCTACGACTGGCCGGCTTCGGACGAGCAGAAGCTGTTCGAGCTGGGCCAGGCGTGGCTCGAGTTCAGCGACGAGATGGCCGAGTTCCTGGCTGGGGCCGTCACCGCCGCCACCAACGCCCTCACCGGCAACGAGGGCGGCGACATCGAGGCGTTCCGGAACTGGTGGGCGGGCGAGGAGAGCCCGACCGCGAGTCTGGTCAGCAATGTCACCGGGGCGGTGGTCGGCGGCGCCGGGCTCATCATCTGCGCCGCGATCGTGCTGGCCCTGAAGATCGCAGTCATCGTGCAGCTGACGATCCTGGCGATCCAGATCGCGCAGGCGCTCGCCACCGCCGGCCCGACCTTCGGCGCGTCCCTGCTGGAGATTCCCGTGTTCCAGACGCTGGCCCGCACGATCATCGGCAACCTCATGCAGGAGGCCGTCTGGCGGTTGATCGATGGTTAG
- a CDS encoding FtsX-like permease family protein has translation MSVDVQDPPLVLGSGHGGMAARRAVVRWAWRLFRREWRQQLLVLALLLVAVAATTAGLGVAANTLGTQSSSFGTADHLVTVSSTGAQLDADVAALRSAFGTAEVIEHQNIPVPGSANPVDLRAQDPHGPYGRSMLRLNAGRYPQGPDEIAVTDGVAKIFSLHLGGTWDQGGRHRTVVGLVENPLKLLDRFALVAPGRASPPDHVIVLIRATQTEFAGKTLPDGVSVEIRGEEPDTASVGVLMLATIGLLFVGLLAVAGFTVMAQRRLRALGMLGAIGASHRHIRLVLVANGAVIGAVGALAGAAAGLAGWFAFSPRLESLVGHRIDRFQLPWLAVLVAVLLAIVTAVCAAWWPARAAARVPVVSALSARPVPPRPARRFAALGGVLLLGGLGSLVAAQQTKPLFIIGGVVATALGLLLLAPVGIAGLGRLARLAPLAPRLALRDLARYRARSSAALAAIALAVGIAAAVALGAAVSVAKAAAPTGGNLPADQLIVWLSENALNGPVPSLTPAQADNARLRVDAIAADLHATSVLPLQAAVDPNAPQVGGSGGREPMQLGKPHPITVDGRQGFRYSSADAVPLFVATSELLGHYGIDPTSIDAGTDIVTSRADLDSYDLFPGRYRDWRPRLQHAPLPTYTSLPGTLLTTHAVQSLHLTPIPAGWLVRAPRPLTQAQIDRAQRTALAAGLSVETRPTGADLARLADNVTGTGIAVALGVLAMTVGLIRSETARDLRTLTAAGARRGTRRALTAATAGALALLGAVIGTAGAYLALLAWYHREPHWLGHVPVLDLAAILVGLPVVAYAGGWLLAGKEAPTLARQPLD, from the coding sequence ATGAGCGTCGACGTCCAGGATCCGCCGCTCGTCCTCGGTAGCGGCCATGGCGGGATGGCGGCCCGACGGGCCGTGGTGCGCTGGGCGTGGCGGTTGTTCCGCCGGGAGTGGCGCCAGCAGTTGCTGGTGCTGGCCCTGTTGCTGGTCGCCGTCGCGGCCACCACGGCCGGCCTCGGCGTCGCCGCCAACACGTTGGGAACGCAGTCCTCGTCGTTCGGTACCGCCGACCACCTGGTGACAGTGAGCAGCACGGGCGCGCAGCTGGACGCCGACGTGGCCGCGCTGCGCAGCGCCTTCGGCACGGCCGAGGTGATCGAGCACCAGAATATCCCGGTGCCGGGCTCGGCGAACCCGGTCGACCTGCGGGCGCAGGACCCGCACGGCCCGTACGGCCGATCGATGCTGCGGCTGAATGCCGGCCGGTATCCGCAGGGCCCGGACGAGATCGCGGTCACCGACGGCGTGGCGAAGATCTTCAGCCTGCACCTCGGCGGCACCTGGGACCAGGGCGGCCGGCACCGGACCGTGGTCGGCCTGGTCGAGAACCCGCTGAAGCTGCTCGACCGCTTCGCCCTCGTGGCGCCTGGCCGGGCCAGCCCGCCCGACCACGTCATCGTGCTGATCCGGGCCACCCAGACCGAGTTCGCCGGGAAGACCCTGCCCGACGGGGTGTCGGTCGAGATCCGGGGCGAGGAGCCGGACACCGCCAGCGTCGGGGTGCTCATGCTGGCCACGATCGGACTGCTGTTCGTCGGCCTACTGGCGGTTGCCGGGTTCACCGTGATGGCCCAGCGCCGCCTGCGGGCGCTCGGCATGCTCGGCGCGATCGGCGCGAGCCATCGGCACATCCGGCTGGTACTGGTGGCCAACGGCGCCGTCATCGGCGCGGTCGGTGCGCTCGCCGGCGCCGCGGCCGGGCTCGCCGGCTGGTTCGCGTTCAGCCCGCGACTGGAATCCCTCGTCGGGCACCGCATAGACCGCTTCCAACTGCCCTGGCTGGCGGTGCTCGTCGCGGTGCTGCTGGCGATCGTGACCGCGGTCTGCGCCGCGTGGTGGCCGGCGCGCGCCGCCGCCCGGGTGCCCGTCGTCTCCGCCCTGTCCGCTCGTCCGGTGCCGCCGCGGCCCGCGCGCCGGTTCGCAGCGCTCGGCGGGGTACTCCTACTCGGCGGGCTCGGCTCACTCGTCGCGGCACAGCAGACCAAGCCGTTGTTCATCATCGGCGGTGTCGTGGCCACGGCCCTCGGGCTGCTGCTGCTCGCCCCGGTGGGCATCGCCGGCCTGGGCCGGCTCGCGCGGCTCGCTCCATTGGCGCCGCGGCTGGCGCTGCGCGACCTGGCGCGGTACCGGGCCCGGTCAAGCGCGGCGCTGGCCGCGATCGCGCTCGCCGTGGGCATCGCGGCCGCCGTCGCGCTGGGCGCGGCCGTGTCGGTGGCCAAGGCGGCGGCACCCACCGGCGGCAACCTGCCCGCCGACCAGCTCATCGTCTGGCTGTCCGAGAACGCGCTCAACGGGCCGGTGCCGTCGCTCACGCCCGCGCAGGCGGACAACGCCCGGCTGCGGGTCGACGCCATCGCCGCCGACCTGCACGCCACGTCCGTGCTGCCGTTGCAGGCGGCGGTGGACCCGAACGCACCGCAGGTGGGTGGCTCGGGCGGCCGGGAACCCATGCAGTTGGGCAAGCCGCACCCCATAACGGTCGACGGGCGCCAGGGCTTCAGGTACAGCAGCGCCGACGCGGTACCGCTGTTCGTGGCCACGTCGGAGTTGCTCGGGCACTACGGGATCGACCCGACGAGCATCGACGCGGGCACCGACATCGTCACGTCGCGGGCCGACCTCGACAGCTACGACCTGTTCCCCGGCAGGTACCGCGACTGGCGCCCACGGCTCCAGCACGCGCCGCTGCCGACGTACACGTCCCTGCCCGGCACCCTGCTCACCACGCACGCCGTGCAGTCGCTGCACCTGACGCCGATTCCGGCCGGCTGGCTGGTCCGGGCGCCGCGCCCGCTGACCCAGGCCCAGATCGACCGGGCGCAGCGGACGGCGTTGGCCGCCGGGCTCAGCGTGGAGACCCGACCTACCGGAGCGGACCTGGCGCGGCTGGCCGACAACGTCACCGGTACCGGCATCGCGGTCGCCCTCGGCGTGCTCGCCATGACCGTCGGGCTGATCCGCAGCGAGACGGCTCGGGACCTGCGCACGCTGACCGCGGCCGGTGCGCGGCGCGGCACCCGCCGGGCGCTCACCGCCGCGACCGCCGGGGCCCTCGCCCTGCTCGGCGCGGTGATCGGCACCGCCGGTGCGTACCTGGCGTTGCTCGCCTGGTACCACCGGGAGCCGCACTGGCTGGGTCACGTGCCGGTACTCGACCTGGCCGCGATCCTGGTCGGCCTGCCGGTCGTCGCGTACGCCGGCGGCTGGCTGCTGGCGGGGAAGGAGGCGCCCACCTTGGCGCGCCAGCCGCTCGACTGA
- a CDS encoding YbaB/EbfC family nucleoid-associated protein, whose translation MASTDPSGIDKALTDTLRSLAAQQSTRENADASPPEGYGEAADGLVRVRTAPPGRMTALEVDPRLLRLDLATLTDHIMVAVNNAMEDLQRATATTAGPVDLGDLGRQLSVIQQDAARQFTTFLNGLADAQDRLSRRGG comes from the coding sequence GTGGCGTCTACCGACCCGTCCGGCATCGACAAGGCGCTCACCGACACGTTACGCAGCCTTGCCGCCCAACAGTCCACAAGGGAAAACGCGGATGCGTCGCCGCCCGAGGGGTACGGCGAGGCGGCGGACGGCCTGGTCCGGGTCCGCACCGCACCGCCGGGCCGGATGACCGCGCTGGAGGTCGACCCGCGGCTGCTCCGGCTCGACCTCGCGACGCTCACCGACCACATCATGGTCGCGGTCAACAACGCGATGGAGGACCTCCAGCGGGCCACGGCGACGACGGCGGGCCCGGTCGACCTCGGCGACCTGGGCCGGCAGCTGAGCGTCATCCAGCAGGACGCCGCCCGGCAGTTCACGACGTTCCTCAACGGGCTCGCCGACGCGCAGGACCGGCTGAGCCGTCGGGGCGGGTGA
- a CDS encoding SUKH-3 domain-containing protein, with protein sequence MRGDERDLPARAERELKAAGWSPRRRVDVSGWESALAPEGFAMHPPARAFLTEFGGLAVPVSGPGRDYARIGVRLDPTLCLGQKKWFDSLDGSTAGQLYPVGEEYDGHASLAMDVDGTIHMLFNDQVKRVGPGATGLARLLEGEEAPDGS encoded by the coding sequence ATGCGGGGCGACGAGCGCGACCTGCCGGCGCGGGCGGAACGGGAGCTCAAGGCGGCGGGCTGGTCGCCGCGTCGCCGCGTGGACGTGTCCGGGTGGGAGAGCGCGCTCGCCCCGGAGGGGTTCGCCATGCACCCGCCCGCGCGCGCGTTCCTCACCGAGTTCGGTGGCCTGGCCGTGCCGGTGAGCGGTCCCGGCCGGGACTACGCCCGGATCGGCGTACGGCTCGACCCGACCCTGTGTCTGGGGCAGAAGAAGTGGTTCGACAGCCTCGACGGGTCGACGGCCGGTCAGCTCTACCCGGTCGGCGAGGAGTACGACGGGCACGCCAGCCTGGCGATGGACGTGGACGGCACCATCCACATGCTCTTCAACGACCAGGTCAAGCGGGTCGGCCCCGGCGCGACGGGCCTGGCCCGGCTGCTGGAGGGCGAGGAGGCCCCGGACGGGTCGTGA